From one Ammospiza caudacuta isolate bAmmCau1 chromosome 8, bAmmCau1.pri, whole genome shotgun sequence genomic stretch:
- the LOC131560883 gene encoding carnosine N-methyltransferase 2-like: protein MEPAPELKRNSFPSMNFEAEILTTPHDNSELYMIPAMRSLTAEEYVEAFKAFLEHSTEHQCMDEFNREQMPTIVAGLGTGKSTLSVLGVGSGTGEQDLKMIRILQAVHPGVFIDNEIVEPNPQHVAAYKELVNRAPDLQNVSFIWHQLTSLEYEQQVKERGTHKKFDFIHMIQMLYRVEDIRSTIKFFHSCLDHHGKLLIIILSDSSGWASLWKKHRDCLPATDSGHYITCSGITEVLQSLGLQHRVYELPSGWDITECFSEVDAVGGRMMDFLTGTKNFLGTAPPALRRRLQAALRQPECSSTKDGRVIFSNNLSMIVVDS, encoded by the exons ATGGAGCCGGCTCCGGAGCTGAAGAG GAATAGTTTCCCCAGCATGAACTTTGAAGCAGAGATTCTGACAACACCACATGATAATTCAg AGCTCTACATGATCCCTGCCATGAGAAGCCTCACAGCTGAGGAGTATGTGGAGGCCTTTAAGGCATTCTTGGAGCACTCAACAGAGCACCAGTGCATGGATGAGTTCAACAGGGAGCAAATGCCCACCATCGTGGCTGG TCTGGGCACTGGAAAATCGACCCTCAGTGTTCTGGGAGTTGGGAGTGGCACAG GTGAGCAGGATTTGAAAATGATCAGGATACTGCAGGCTGTGCACCCAGGGGTCTTTATTGACAATGAGATTGTGGAGCCCAACCCACAGCACGTGGCAGCTTACAAAG AGCTGGTGAATCGAGCTCCAGACCTGCAGaatgtttcttttatttggCACCAGCTCACTTCCTTGGAGTATGAACAGCAGGTGAAGGAGAGAGGCACACATAAGAAATTTGACTTCATCCATATGATCCAG ATGCTGTACCGTGTGGAGGATATTCGCAGTACTATCAAGTTTTTCCACAGCTGCCTTGACCATCATGGTAAACTCCTGATCATAATTTTGTCAG ACAGCAGCGGCTGGGCCAGCCTGTGGAAGAAGCACAGGGACTGCCTGCCCGCCACCGACAGCGGCCACTACATCACCTGCAGCGGCATCACCGAGGTGCTTCAGAGCCTGGGCCTGCAGCACCGCGTCTACGAGCTGCCCTCGGGCTGGGACATCACCGAGTGCTTCAGCGAGGTGGACGCGGTGGGCGGCCGCATGATGGATTTCCTGACGGGCACCAAGAACTTCCTGGGCACGGCCCCGCCGGCGCTGCGGCGGCGGCTGCAGGCGGCCCTGCGGCAGCCCGAGTGCAGCAGCACCAAGGACGGCAGGGTCATCTTCAGCAACAACCTCAGCATGATCGTCGTGGACTCCTAG